TTGCCGGCCGCGACGGACGCCGCGATGCGGGCCATCGTGAACGGGGAGGCCTCGATGCGGTCCTGCCCGATGAGGGTGGCCGCGTGCTGGGCGGGCGTCGCGTCGGCGGGCACGTTGCCGTAGAAGACGGGCGCCCCGACCGGCGTCTCGACGCCGAGCCCCAGGTCCTGCGCGGCGGTGACGAGGTCCTGCTGCGAGACCACGTCGTGCTGGCTGATCATGGCCGTGTTGCACGAGTGGGCGATGGCGGTGCGCAGCGGGATGTCGCCGAGGTACTGCGCCTCGTACTCCGGCACGTTCTGGAAGTCGCGCCCGTTGACGTTGATCGTCGGCGTGCAGGGCACGGTCGTGTCCGGGGTGATCCCGTGGCGGCCGAACCCGAGGGCGTCCACCACCTTGAACGTCGACCCGGGCGCGTACTTGCCGAGCAGCGCGGTGTCGAGGCCCTGGCTTCCCGGGCCGGACGCCGCGGCCAGCACCTCACCGGTCGAGGGGCGGATCGCGACGATCGCGGCAGCCGGTTCCACGTCGGCGAGCAGCGACTCCGCCCGCTCCTGGAGGCCGACGTCGAAGGTGGTCGCGAGCGGGGTGCCGTTCACGGCCTCCTTCGTGAACACCTCGCGCGGCGCGGCGTCGGAGTCCGGGACCGCGACGGTCACGGTGATGCCGGGCGACCCGGCGAGCTGCGCGTCGTACTGCTTCTGCAGGCCGGACAGGCCCGTGACGTCGCCCTTCTTCACGCGACCCTCGGACGCCTCGATGATCTCGGCGGTCGCCTCACCGGCCCGGCCCAGGATGGGGCGCGCGAACGTCGGCGTCGGCGCGAGGGCCAGCTCCGCGGCGATCACCCCGACGCCGGGGGTCATGCGCGCGGCCTCGACGTCGACCTGCGGGTCCTCCTGGCGCACGGTGACGAGCTCGACGTACGCCTTGGGGCCCGCCGACGCCACCTTCGCGGCGTACCCGGGGGCGTCGACGGCGATGCCGCCGGCGATCACCAGCTCGGCGAGCGCGAGGGCGGAGGCCTCCCACTCCGACTCGGGCACGTGCGTCTTGTCGATGCCCAGCCGCCACACCGCGCGGTTGGTGACGAGCGGTTCGCCGGTGCCGTCCAGGATGTCGGCGCGGGCGGGCGCCACGCTCGCGACCGTCACGCGCTCCTCGGGCTGAAGATCGGGCACCAGGATCGCCGGGTTCCACGCGATCGACCAGGCACCTGGCTCGTCGCTACCCTCCTCCGGCTCGACGAACACGAGCTCGGCCCGCGTCAGGTAGGTCCACTCAGCCTCGGGGGCCAGCGGCCACGTCCACTGGAGGGTCGCGGTGGCCTGCTTGCCGGCGTCGTCGCCCTCGGTCTCGGTGACCACCTGGGTGATCGTGACGTCTGGGTGCTCGGCGCCCGACGCCGCCAGCAGCGGTTCGAGGACCTCGGTGGCCTGCTGCTGGGGGTCGCCCGTGAAGCCCCGGTGGAAGTCGAGGCCGTCGAGGGCGCCGGTCTGCAGCCCGCGCAGCAGGTCGTCCGCCGCAGCCTGCGCGGGCGGGATCTCGGGCCCGGTGCAGGCGGCCAGCGGCAGCGCGAGCGCCGGGACGACCAGCAGCGCGACGGCGCGCAGCAGGGACGGGCGGCGGGTTCGGGGCGTTCCGGGCGAGGGGGTGCGCACGCCCGCACGCTAGCGGAACCCGCCGACGGCGAACAGGCTCAGGGCGCCGGGACCGCCTTGACCACCGGCTCCCACACCTCGCGGGCCAGGGGCGCCGCGTCCTCGTCCTCCCGGCCGGCCCAGACGCGGACCTCGGCCACCGTGTCGACGAGCAGCGCCCGCAACCGGCCGTCGACGTCGGGCACGAACGCCTCGCTGATGCCCTGCACCGCCGTCGAGACGACGGACGGGGCGGCGTCGCGGACGAACCGGCGCGGCTTGACGTGCGTGTCGGCCAGGAACTTGCGCGCCCACTGGGCCGTGCGCGGCACGGAGGCGAGCGCCTCGACGCTCTCGGGCTCGAGCGTCCCGCGGGGCCGGCCCTCGAGCTCGTCGAGCATGCGCTCGCAGCCGTAGATCGCGACGGCGAGGGTCTGCTGCCGGTCGGCAGGGCTGACGGGGATGGCCGTGCGTGCGGCACGCAGCGCGATCCGCACGTCCCAGGACGGGTTCTCGCTCGTCAGGCCGATGACGTTCGGGATGAGCGGCGCGAGCTGCGGACGCGCCTCGTCGGAGGTCAGGTCGTTGACCGCGCGCGCGAGCATCGCGAGCAGCGGGTGCGTGCACGCGGGGTGGTCGCTCCAGCGCTCGCCCGCGAGGAACGACGCGAGCTCCATGAAGCAGGCGCCCTTCTTCGGGTTGCGGTGCTTTCCGCGGCCCAGCATGGGTAGCGCGTCGAAGGTCTGCATGTCCCACCACCACCTGCGTCTCGAAGTCCTGCGGCCTCCCTCCAGTGTGCGCGCGGTGTGACCTGGATCGCAATCGCACGTCAGGAACCGGTGACCACCTGATGAGATTCGGCCTCGGGCGTTGTCGGTGGCCGGTGGCACGATCGGAGGGTGCGTCGATCGACGAGTGTGCCGCTGGTGGCCCGGGAGGCCGAGGTCGCGACGTTCCGTCGCGCCCTGGCCCGCGCCGGCGAGGGCAGCCCTGGGGTGCTGCTGGTGGGCGGCGACGCTGGGGTGGGCAAGACGCGGCTGATCACGCACCTGGCCCAGGTGGCACAGCAGGCGGGCGCCCGCGTCGTCGTCGCGCACTGCGTCGACCTGGGCGAGGTCGGCATCCCCTACCTGCCCTTCTCGGAGGCGTTGTCGCAGCTCAGCGGCTCCGCCCTGGTCGACCAGACCATCCGCGAGCGCCCCGCGCTCGCCCGCCTGCTCGATCCGGGCGTCGCGCCCGCGGTCCAGTCGGACGACGTCGCGGAGCGGCTCCAGCTGCTCGACGGTCTGCGTTGCGCGCTGGCGGCGGCGGGCTCCGCGGACGAGCCGTTGGTGCTGGTGCTGGAGGATCTGCACTGGGCGGAGCCGTCCACGCGTGACGTGCTGCGGTTCCTGGTCGCCCGGCTGCGTTCGGAGCACCTGCTGGTGCTGGGCACGTTCCGCACGGACGACCTGGACCGCCGGCACCCGCTGCGGCCGGTGCTGGCCGAGCTGTACCGCCAGCCGACGGTGGAGCGGGTGGACCTGTTCCCGTTCACGGAGCCGGAGCTGCGGCGGTTCACGACGGCGCTGGCCGAGTCCCCGCTGCCGGACGCGGAGTTCGACCAGGTGCTGCGCCGCTCGGAGGGGAACGCGTTCTTCGCGGAGGAGCTGCTGGGTGCGGGCGGGCCGTCCGCCGGGCTGCCATGGTCGCTGACGGACGTGCTGCACGCGCGGCTGCAGCGCTTGGACCCGGCGGTGCACGAGCTGGCCCGGATCGCGTCGGTGGCCGGGCGCCTGGTCCGCGAGGACCTGCTGCGCGCGACCGCCGCCCGCACGCGCACGTTCGAGGACCCGGCGGCGCTGGATGCGGCGCTGCGCGACGCCGTCGCGCACCAGGTGTTCGAGGTGGAGGGCAGCAAGCTGGCGTTCCGCCACGCCCTGCTGGCGGAGGCGCTGTACCTCGACCTGCTGCCGGGCGAGCAGTCGCGGCTGCACCGCACGTATCTGAGCGCGCTGACGGACGACCCGTCGCTGGGCAAGGCGGCCCAGCGCGCGCATCACGCGCTGCACGGCCATGACCTGCCGACGGCGCTGGCCGCGTCGCACGAGGCCGCAGACCGGGCCGCGGGCGTGCTCGCCCCGGACGAGGAGCTGCGGCACCGCGAGCAGGTGCTCTCCCTGTGGGACTCCGTGCCCGACGCCGAGACGCTCGTCGGGGTCGACAAGGCGGAGGTGGCGCTGGCCGCGTCGGAGGCTGCGAGCCGGGCCGGGCTGTTCTCCCGCGCGGAGCAGCTCGCCCGCCGCGCCGTCGAGGCGTTGGAGGACGACAAGGACCGGCAGGCGGCCGCGCGCGACCTGCTGGCCCGGCACCTGCTGGACCAGGACTTCGTCGACGAGGCGTACGAGCAGGCCGAGCTGGCGGTCGCCCGGCTGTCCGCGCAGGGCCCGTCGCCCGCGCTGGCCTGGGCCACCGCGCGCCGTGCCCGGGCGCTGCTCAACCTGGACCGCGACGACGACGCGGCGGCTGCGGCGGCCCAGGCGGTCGAGGTGGCGTTCGCCGTGGGCGCGCCGGGGGCGGAGGCCGACGCCCTGACGACGCTGGCCGTCCTCGACGCGGCCGACCCGGACACCTCCGCCAGCCTGCTGGAGACGGCCCGCGCCCGTGCGGCCGATGCCGGGGAGCTGCTCGCCGAGCTGCGCACCACCCAGAACCTCAGCACGACGTACTTCTACGCGGGTGACCTGGCGAAGGCCGACGTGGTCCTCGCCGAGGGCATTGCGCGGGCCGAGTCCACGGGCCTGTCCTGGTCGGCGGGCGGCCAGCAGCTCCACGTCCTCGACGAGCTGTTCCGCTACGTCCGCGGCGACCTCACCGCGCGCCCGGCCCCTCCCGGCATGCCGACGTCGGCGGTCCCGCTGATGACGGCCGTCCAGCTCTACGCGGCGGTGGCTCGTGGCGACGTCGACGCCGTCGCGCGGGGCAAGGGCCTGCGTGACGCGTGGGACGTCGACGGGCAGGTCGCCCTGTACGCGGGCGGCACGCTCGCCGACGCGCTGACGTGGGCGGGGCGGTACGACGACGCGGTCGCGGCCGCGGTCGAGCTCGCCGAGCACCTCGGCCGGGTGTGGTCGGAGTACTTCCTGGGCCGGATCTGGATCAGCGCGCTCGCGCTCGCCGCGCTGGCGAGCGCCGCCGAGCTCGTCCCGGCCGGGTCGAGCGCGGACTCGTTGTCCGCGGCCCGCGCCAAGCTGCTCGAGGTCGGCGACGCGCTCGCCGAGGTCGCGCACACCACGGCCGTGCGCGGCCGCCCCCGCGGCGGAAAGCTCGGCCCCGAGGGCCGCGCCTGGCTGCTGCGGGTCGACGCCGAGCTCGCCCGGCTGCGCGCCGCGGCGTCGGGCGCCCCGGCGGACCCCGCACGGTGGGAGGCCACGGTGCGCGAGTTCGGCTTCGGCTACCGCTACGAGGAGGCGCGGTCCCGGTTCCGCTGGGCGCAGGCCCTGCACGCCGCCGACGACGTCGAGGCCGCGACCCGCGAGGCGGTCACCGCGCTCGCCGAGGCCGACGTCATGGGGGCCGCCCCGCTCGCCGGCGCCGTCCGCGAGTGGGCCCGCCGTGCCCGCGTCGCCCTGCCCGGCACGCCCCGGCGGCACGAGTCGGTGGCCTCCCTCACGGACCGCGAGGAGGAGGTGCTGACGCTCGTCGCCGAGGGCTTGTCCAACCGGCAGATCGGCGAACGCCTCTACATCAGCACCAAGACGGTGAGCGTCCACGTGTCCAACGTGCTGGCCAAGCTGGGGGTCTCCGGCCGCACCGAGGCCGTCGACGTCGCCCACCGCAAGGGCCTGCTCGAGGTCTGACCGGGCGACACCAGACGGTGAGCGAAGCGCGCCGCCGGTGGATCGAGGCCGATCTGTGCACCATCCTGGGGCGATGGCCACGGACGCGCAGGCTGCGCAGCAGCCCCGCCTCGGCCTGACGCACGCCGACGACGCGTTCGACCGCATCGCCCGGCTGGTGCGCCGGCAGCTCCACGTGTCCATCGCGACCGTCGCCCTCATCACGCCCGACGGGCTCGTGCTCCCCGGCGCGCTGGGCATGCCCGAGCCGTACCAGACCACCCGCCGGATCCCCGGCCACCGCACCCTGACCCACAAGGTCGTCGAGTCGCGCAGCCCGATCGTGCTCCAGGACGTGCGCACCGACCCCGAGGCCGCCGCGGTGTGCGCGCTGTTCGGGGCAGGCGAGGGGTCCGTCGTCGTCCTGCCCGTGCACGCCGCCGACGACGTCGCCGTCGGCGCGCTGGTCGCCATGGACGTCGCGCCGCGCGTGTGGACGGGCGCCGACCTGGCCACGCTCGCCGACCTCGCGGCGTCCTGCTCCGGCGAGATCCGGCTGCGCACCGAACGTGAGCGCGCCCGGCAGGCCGAGCGCTCGGCCCGCCGCGAGCAGCGGCGCTCCCAGCTCCTGCTGAGCCTGTCGGAGGCGTTCGCGGGGTCCACCACGGCCGCGCAGGTCGAGCGGGCGCTGCGCGGCGTCGTCGCGCGCGGCATGGGCGCCTCCGCGACGTACCTCGCCCTCGTCGACGGCGACGGGCGCGGGGTCACGTTCGTGACCGCCGTGCCCGACCTCGCCCCGCAGGCTGCGGGCGGTGGCGGCACGAGCAAGCCGCTGTGGGCGCGCACCACCGCCGACCTGCCCGTGTGCGAGGTCGCCCGGACCGGTACGCCGCTGTTCTTCGCCGGGTCGGCCGAGCTGCTCGCGCGCTACCCCGCGCTCACGGGCCTGCTGCGGTACGACGGCGCCTGCTCGATCCTGCCCGTGCACGCCGACGGGCGCGTGGCCGCCATCGTGTGCACGCGCTGGGACGCGCCGCGGGCGCACGACGCCGACACGACGTCGCTCGAGGCGACCCTGATGCCGTATGTCGCGCACGCGCTCGACCGGGTCGCGCTGCTGGAGGCCCGTCGCGAGGTGGCCACCACGCTGCAGGAGGCGTTGTTGACCGCCCCGCCGGCGGTCGCGCACCTGGACATCGCGACGACGTACGAGCCCGCCACCCGCACCGATCAGGTGGGCGGCGACTGGTACGACGTCGTCGCCGTCGACGACGACACGACGCTGCTGATGATCGGCGACGTCACCGGGCACGACATGCAGGCCGCAGCGCACATGGGGCAGCTGCGCTCGATGCTGCGCGCGCTCGCGTGGAGCCACGACGAGACGCCGTCGGTGCTGCTGACCCTGCTGGACCGGGCCAACCACCAGCTCGGTCCACGGGCCGGCGCCACCGCCGTCGTCGTCCGCCTGGAGCGGCTGCCGATCGTCGGCGAGCACGCGCACATGCCGGGCACGTACGCGGTGACCTGGTCGAACGCCGGGCACCCTCCCCCGCTGGTGCTGCGTCAGGACGGCAGCGTGGAGGTGCTGCGCCCACGCTCGGACCTGCTGCTCGGCGTCGTCCCCGCCGTCGAGCGCACGGACCACGCGACCGTGCTGCGACCCGGCGAGACCCTGCTGCTGTACACGGACGGGCTGGTCGAGGCGCGCGGGACGATGCTCGCCGACCGCATCGACCTGCTCGCGCGGACCCTGCGCCGCTCGGCGTCGACCGCGACCGCCTCGCTGCCGGCCGCGCTCGTGCGCGCGCTCGTCCCGGTCGCGCCGCAGCGGGACGACGTCGCGGTGCTGGCCGTGCGGGCACGCGTCGCGGCGGCCCCCGTCCTGGACACGCCGCCCGCGCCGTCGTCGGGGTCGGTGCCGTCGACCCAGGCCGCGGCCTCGCCGTCGGCGGCGGCACCCGGGGATGCGAGCTCGGTCGTCCGGGCGGAGCGTCGCGTCGCGGACTCGCTCGCGGAGCTGGGTCCGGCGCGCCGCTGGATCGACGACATCCTCGAGACGTCCGGGGTCGGTCAGCGCGCGCGGCGCACCGCGATGCTGCTGTCCAGCGAGCTGCTGACGAACGCCCTCGAGCACGGCGGCGGGCCGGTCACCGCGATGGTCGAGGTCGACGCGCAGACATCGCTCGTCCGGGTGGGCGTGCGAGACGCCTCGCGCGACCGGCCGCTGCTGCGCCACCCCGAGCCGCACGAGCTGTCCGGGCGCGGCGTGCAGTTCCTGGAACGGCTGGCGGCGCGGTGGGGCGTCGTGGACCACACCGGGACCGAGGCCGTGGGACGGCACGGACACGACCTCACGGGCAAGACCGTGTGGTTCGAGCTGCGGCCCGGGACCGTGTCGGGGGCGGAGCGTAGCGTGTGATGCATGACACAGACGCTCGCGGGTGACTCGCTCGCCACGACCCTCGACGCCTACCGGTCGGAGCTGACCGGGTACTGCTACCGCCTGCTCGGCGGCGCCGCCGACGCCGACGACGCGGTCCAGGAGACGATGGTGCGCGCGTGGCGGGCGTACGACCGGTTCGAAGGGCGGTCGTCGCTGCGGTCCTGGCTGTACCGGATCGCCACCAACGTCTGCTTCGACCACCTCGGCTCCGCGGCGCACCGACGCGAACGGCCGATGGGGCTGGGCGCCGCGCAGCCACCCGAGCTGGAACGGTTCGGCGACGTGCTGCCCGAGGCGCGGTGGGTCGAGCCCGTGCCCGACGACGCCGTGCTGCCGCGCGCCGGGGATCCCGCGCAGATGGCGGTGGGCCACGAGTCCATCCGGCTCGCGTTCGTCGCCGCGCTGCAGTACCTGCCACCCCGCCAGCGTGCGGTGCTGGTGCTGCGCGAGGTGCTGCGCTGGTCCGCGGCCGAGGTCGCAGACCTGCTCGACATGACGGTGGCCGCGGTGAACTCCGCCCTCCAGCGAGCCCGGGCGACCCTCCAGGAGAAGGCGCCGACCCTGGACACGACGGCGTCAGTTCCCGGTGAAGCGTGGCGCGACGCCCTGCTGGAGCGGTATCTCGACGCGTTCGAGCGGTACGACATGGACGAGCTGGTCACGCTGCTGCGCGAGGACGCGATCCTCAACATGCCGCCCTACTCGATGTGGGTGCAGGGCCGCGACGACGTGGTGGCCTGGATGCTGGGGCCCGGAGCCGGCTGCCGCGGGTCGAGGTGCCTGCCGGTACGCGCCAACGGCTCACCCGCGTACGGGCAGTACCGCCCCGACCCGGTCCGCGGCGGCCACTCCGCGTGGGGCCTCGCGGTCCTCGAGGTGGACCCGGACGGGCCGGCCGTCACCGGCATCACGACGTTCCTCGACACGGCGACCTGGTTCCCCCGCTTCGGCCTCCCCCTCCACCTCCCGCCGACCCCCGCCTCCGCCTCGGGTGGTTGAGCCGCCTCCGGTGGTTGAGCCTGTCGAAACCACCCCTCCGCTCCCGGTGGTTGAGCCTGTCGAAACCACCCCACACCGGAACGTGGTTTCGACAGGCTCAACCACCGGAGGGCTCAACCACCCGAGGCGGCCAGCGCCGTCAGCACGCGGCTGACGCTGCTGCGCAGCCCCCAACGCTCGGTGAGGAGCTGCAGCGCCTCCGGGTAGGCGGCCGCCCGCGGCAGCGCGTCGTCGAAGTCGGGCAGCGGAGCGTCGGTCGCCACCCGGACCACCGTCGGGGCGACCGTGAGGTACTCCGCCGCCTCCGTGAGCCGTCGCTGCTGCGCGGGCGTGAGCCCGAACCCGGAGTCGCGCGCGGCGAGAACCCCGTCGAGCGTGCCGAACCGGGCGAGCAGCCCTGCCGCCGTCTTCTCGCCGATCCCGACGACGCCGGGCAACCCGTCGGAGGGGTCGCCGCGCAGCACGGCCATGTCGGCGTACGCGTCGCCGGACGGCACCCCGTACTTCTCGGCGAGCCGCGCCTGGTCGACGACGTCGGGGTCGCGTACCCCGCGCGCCGGGTACAGGACGCGCACGCCCGCGTCGTCGTCGACGAGCTGGAACAGGTCACGGTCGCCCGTCATGATCGACGTCGGCCGGCGCCCTGCCGCGACCTCGCGGGCCACCAGCGTGCCGATGACGTCGTCGGCCTCGAAGCCCGGCGAGCCGATCCGTGCGATACCGATCGCCTCCAGCACGGACGCGATGACCGGCACCTGCGGGGAGAGCAGGTCGGGCACCTCCTCGACGTCGGTGCCGCCCGGGCCCGCGTCGGGCACGGCGACGCGGTGCGCCTTGTAGGACCCGATGAGGTCCACCCGCCACTGTGGCCGCCAGTCGTCGTCCCAGCACGCGACGAGCCGCTCGGGCCGGTGCTCGGTGACCAGGAACGCGATCGTGTCCAGCAGCCCGCGGATCGCGTTCACGGGCTCGCCGCGCGGCGAGCGCAACGAGTCAGGCACGCCGTAGAAGGCCCGAAAGTACAGCGACGCGGTGTCCAGCAGAAGAAGGCTCACGCCAGCAGGGTGCCACGCCCCACCAGTCCCCCGACAATGGGCGGGTGACGAGCACTTCCCCGCACCGCGACCCGCGTCTGCTCGGGCTCGTCGCGCTCGGTGGGGCGGTGGGGTCCGTGCTGCGGTACGCCGTCGCGCTCGCCCTGCCGCCGACGACGTCGGGGTGGCCGCTGGGCACCCTCGTCGTGAACGTGATCGGTGCGGGGGCGCTCGGGTTCCTGCTGGCGGCGCTCGCGCGGCGTGGCCCCGAGACGCAGCGGCTGCAGCGGCTGCGGCTCACGCTCGGCACGGGCCTGCTCGGCGGGTTCACCACCTGGTCGTCCTTCGCGCTGGAGACCGAACGGCTGCTGCACGACGGCGCAGCCCTCGTCGCGGCGGGGTACGTGTCCGCGTCGCTCGTCGTGGGCACGCTGGCCGCCGTCGTC
The Xylanimonas cellulosilytica DSM 15894 DNA segment above includes these coding regions:
- a CDS encoding fluoride efflux transporter FluC, with translation MTSTSPHRDPRLLGLVALGGAVGSVLRYAVALALPPTTSGWPLGTLVVNVIGAGALGFLLAALARRGPETQRLQRLRLTLGTGLLGGFTTWSSFALETERLLHDGAALVAAGYVSASLVVGTLAAVVGILLGQRLPDSTEARRIHDSGEAAP
- a CDS encoding penicillin-binding transpeptidase domain-containing protein; this encodes MRTPSPGTPRTRRPSLLRAVALLVVPALALPLAACTGPEIPPAQAAADDLLRGLQTGALDGLDFHRGFTGDPQQQATEVLEPLLAASGAEHPDVTITQVVTETEGDDAGKQATATLQWTWPLAPEAEWTYLTRAELVFVEPEEGSDEPGAWSIAWNPAILVPDLQPEERVTVASVAPARADILDGTGEPLVTNRAVWRLGIDKTHVPESEWEASALALAELVIAGGIAVDAPGYAAKVASAGPKAYVELVTVRQEDPQVDVEAARMTPGVGVIAAELALAPTPTFARPILGRAGEATAEIIEASEGRVKKGDVTGLSGLQKQYDAQLAGSPGITVTVAVPDSDAAPREVFTKEAVNGTPLATTFDVGLQERAESLLADVEPAAAIVAIRPSTGEVLAAASGPGSQGLDTALLGKYAPGSTFKVVDALGFGRHGITPDTTVPCTPTINVNGRDFQNVPEYEAQYLGDIPLRTAIAHSCNTAMISQHDVVSQQDLVTAAQDLGLGVETPVGAPVFYGNVPADATPAQHAATLIGQDRIEASPFTMARIAASVAAGKRVDPVLVRPETPAEPKEVPESALTAAEAETLRSLMGGVVENGSARLLQDVPGIVGAKTGTAQFGDGTQQHTWMIAIAGDLAVAVFVEVGERGSTTSGPIMHAFLTGR
- a CDS encoding 5'-3' exonuclease, with the translated sequence MSLLLLDTASLYFRAFYGVPDSLRSPRGEPVNAIRGLLDTIAFLVTEHRPERLVACWDDDWRPQWRVDLIGSYKAHRVAVPDAGPGGTDVEEVPDLLSPQVPVIASVLEAIGIARIGSPGFEADDVIGTLVAREVAAGRRPTSIMTGDRDLFQLVDDDAGVRVLYPARGVRDPDVVDQARLAEKYGVPSGDAYADMAVLRGDPSDGLPGVVGIGEKTAAGLLARFGTLDGVLAARDSGFGLTPAQQRRLTEAAEYLTVAPTVVRVATDAPLPDFDDALPRAAAYPEALQLLTERWGLRSSVSRVLTALAASGG
- a CDS encoding helix-turn-helix transcriptional regulator; amino-acid sequence: MRRSTSVPLVAREAEVATFRRALARAGEGSPGVLLVGGDAGVGKTRLITHLAQVAQQAGARVVVAHCVDLGEVGIPYLPFSEALSQLSGSALVDQTIRERPALARLLDPGVAPAVQSDDVAERLQLLDGLRCALAAAGSADEPLVLVLEDLHWAEPSTRDVLRFLVARLRSEHLLVLGTFRTDDLDRRHPLRPVLAELYRQPTVERVDLFPFTEPELRRFTTALAESPLPDAEFDQVLRRSEGNAFFAEELLGAGGPSAGLPWSLTDVLHARLQRLDPAVHELARIASVAGRLVREDLLRATAARTRTFEDPAALDAALRDAVAHQVFEVEGSKLAFRHALLAEALYLDLLPGEQSRLHRTYLSALTDDPSLGKAAQRAHHALHGHDLPTALAASHEAADRAAGVLAPDEELRHREQVLSLWDSVPDAETLVGVDKAEVALAASEAASRAGLFSRAEQLARRAVEALEDDKDRQAAARDLLARHLLDQDFVDEAYEQAELAVARLSAQGPSPALAWATARRARALLNLDRDDDAAAAAAQAVEVAFAVGAPGAEADALTTLAVLDAADPDTSASLLETARARAADAGELLAELRTTQNLSTTYFYAGDLAKADVVLAEGIARAESTGLSWSAGGQQLHVLDELFRYVRGDLTARPAPPGMPTSAVPLMTAVQLYAAVARGDVDAVARGKGLRDAWDVDGQVALYAGGTLADALTWAGRYDDAVAAAVELAEHLGRVWSEYFLGRIWISALALAALASAAELVPAGSSADSLSAARAKLLEVGDALAEVAHTTAVRGRPRGGKLGPEGRAWLLRVDAELARLRAAASGAPADPARWEATVREFGFGYRYEEARSRFRWAQALHAADDVEAATREAVTALAEADVMGAAPLAGAVREWARRARVALPGTPRRHESVASLTDREEEVLTLVAEGLSNRQIGERLYISTKTVSVHVSNVLAKLGVSGRTEAVDVAHRKGLLEV
- a CDS encoding sigma-70 family RNA polymerase sigma factor, whose amino-acid sequence is MTQTLAGDSLATTLDAYRSELTGYCYRLLGGAADADDAVQETMVRAWRAYDRFEGRSSLRSWLYRIATNVCFDHLGSAAHRRERPMGLGAAQPPELERFGDVLPEARWVEPVPDDAVLPRAGDPAQMAVGHESIRLAFVAALQYLPPRQRAVLVLREVLRWSAAEVADLLDMTVAAVNSALQRARATLQEKAPTLDTTASVPGEAWRDALLERYLDAFERYDMDELVTLLREDAILNMPPYSMWVQGRDDVVAWMLGPGAGCRGSRCLPVRANGSPAYGQYRPDPVRGGHSAWGLAVLEVDPDGPAVTGITTFLDTATWFPRFGLPLHLPPTPASASGG
- a CDS encoding SpoIIE family protein phosphatase produces the protein MATDAQAAQQPRLGLTHADDAFDRIARLVRRQLHVSIATVALITPDGLVLPGALGMPEPYQTTRRIPGHRTLTHKVVESRSPIVLQDVRTDPEAAAVCALFGAGEGSVVVLPVHAADDVAVGALVAMDVAPRVWTGADLATLADLAASCSGEIRLRTERERARQAERSARREQRRSQLLLSLSEAFAGSTTAAQVERALRGVVARGMGASATYLALVDGDGRGVTFVTAVPDLAPQAAGGGGTSKPLWARTTADLPVCEVARTGTPLFFAGSAELLARYPALTGLLRYDGACSILPVHADGRVAAIVCTRWDAPRAHDADTTSLEATLMPYVAHALDRVALLEARREVATTLQEALLTAPPAVAHLDIATTYEPATRTDQVGGDWYDVVAVDDDTTLLMIGDVTGHDMQAAAHMGQLRSMLRALAWSHDETPSVLLTLLDRANHQLGPRAGATAVVVRLERLPIVGEHAHMPGTYAVTWSNAGHPPPLVLRQDGSVEVLRPRSDLLLGVVPAVERTDHATVLRPGETLLLYTDGLVEARGTMLADRIDLLARTLRRSASTATASLPAALVRALVPVAPQRDDVAVLAVRARVAAAPVLDTPPAPSSGSVPSTQAAASPSAAAPGDASSVVRAERRVADSLAELGPARRWIDDILETSGVGQRARRTAMLLSSELLTNALEHGGGPVTAMVEVDAQTSLVRVGVRDASRDRPLLRHPEPHELSGRGVQFLERLAARWGVVDHTGTEAVGRHGHDLTGKTVWFELRPGTVSGAERSV